Genomic DNA from Deltaproteobacteria bacterium HGW-Deltaproteobacteria-2:
ATGATTGGAAGATATGGAAGGGCGGACTCATTAAGGGAGAGAAAATCGAAAGTTTTATCAACGCAAACATTCATAATACTCCCATAGAAAAACTGAAAATCCGTTACTATGCAGTGGCTACTAATTCCGCTACCGGAGAAGAAGTGGTCTTTGCCAGGGGCAATACCGGTATGGCTGTGCATGCCAGCTGCTCTGTGCCGGGCGTGTTTCAACCTTCGAAGATCGGAAACAGCACCTATATAGATGGCGGTGTGGTTAGTCCTGTGGCCGTTGATGTAGCACGCCGTAACGGGGCGGATATTGTCATTGCCGTGGATATTTCCGGTGGTATCAATACCAATGTGCCCGATGGAATCATGGATACGATGAGAAAATCTATAGACATAATGTATGCCCGAATTGCTGAATATCAGATTAAAAATGCCGATATCGTGATCCGTCCGAACATGAAGAATATCGGCTCCACCGATATGGATAAATTTAACGAGGCGATTTTTGAGGGTGAAAAGGCGGCCAGCGCAAAATTGCCGGAGATTCAGAAAATTATTGAAAAGCTGAAACGGGAAGGAAGGCTTTAGAAAACCAACAGGGATTGATATAAATAACAGTCCTCATTTTCAAAAACAATACGGGAAAATAAATCAATATGATCACTATAGGCGCAAGGGCCCATACAATTGAAGAACTTCTCGAGGTAGGCAAGCTCGGCTACCCGTTTGTGGAAATTTCTCTTAATGATCCCGAGACCGTTACCGGCTGGATCCCTCAGCTTCTGGAAATAAAAGATAAATACGATGTTTCATTTCTGGCCCATTATCCCAACGAAGATAATCCTCTTGATGTGAATGTGCTTCAAAATAAATTCCTTCCGCGCATCAAAGCTCTGATGGATCTGTCACGACGGCTTGATATTACCAAAGCGACTATTCATTTCTGGATCGATCAAAGGTGGCTCCCGGCAGATCTACTTCCCGGTAAGCTGGAGCTGCTGTCCCGGATAGTGGACTATGGCAATGAATATGGAATTACCGTTTGCATAGAGAATTTAAGCGAACGTGCGGAGAGCTTCGGACCGGCATTCGAGGCCATCCCTGATCTCAGGATGACTTTGGATATCGGACATGCCCAGCTTCTGGCGAAAAAGAACACATCGTTTCGTTTTATAGAAGATCACTTTTCCAGAATTGCTCATCTTCATGTACATGACAACCGTGGCGGAACAAGCGTTAAAGATGATCTCCATCTGCCACTGGGAGAAGGGATTGTGGATTATATCGCCATTATAAAATCCCTCATTGAAAAGGGGTATGATTCAACCATCACCATGGAAGTAAAACCCGGGGACATGTCCAGGACAAAAAAGTCTTTGGAGGATTGTCTCCGAAAGACATAGCGTGTTGTGCCTGCATCAGAAATAATCTCTTATCAAAAAGTAAAATAAATTATTCTAACTCCTTTATTCTCTTGAAAAAAAACACATTCTCATGTTAACGTAATCAGCAATTTTTTATGGAGGTTATTAAGACCATTAATTTAATACAATTACTGAGAGATTCTGTTCAAAAATATGGTGATCGCACCGCATTGATCAGCGATAAGCAATATATTACCTATAGTCAGTTAAACAGGGCAATAAACAGTGTTGCCGGTATAATTAAGCAGTCCGGTATTGGAAAGGGAGATAACGTGGCTCTCATGCTCCCCAACATACCGGAATTTGCTTACAGTTATTTCGGTGCACTTAAAAACGGGGCGGCTATTGTTCCGCTGAACACATCTTCCACTTCATTCGAATTAACCTATTTGCTGAACAATTCGGATTCCAAAATTTTAATAACCCAGACGTCCCAGATTAAAAAGTATCAGGAAGCTAAAGATAAGCTTTTATCTTGTCATCAGGTAATTGCCGTGGATTCATTAAATCAGAACGGCGAGCTATTTGCCGGTGCGGATAGCGATGATTCTTCTTTCTGTTCGGATAAAATTACTCCGGAAGATCCGGCTGTAATTATATACACGGCGGGATTGACGGGGAAACCTCTGGGCGCGTTACTTACCCATCACAATCTATGTGAAGAGCTCAATATGATTCAACCCATTTTTCGAAGAGGACCGGACGATGTCGGGCTTTGCCTTATTCCGTTGTTTCATTCTTTCGGAGCTACCGTAAATATGCTGAACGTCATTCAGGCAGGCTGTTCCACTGTCATGATGGATAGATTAACCATGGATAGTCTTTTTGGTGCCATTGAAAGAGAAAGAATTACATATATAGCAGCGGTGCCTCGCCTTTATATAGGAATGATATTATATGAAAAAGCGTCCAAATATGATTTGAGCTCTTTGAAAGTATGTGTCACCGGTGGTTCGGCCATGCCGCCTGAGTTCATACCTGTTTTTGAACAGAAATTCAATGTGCGCATTCTGGAAGGCTATGGTCTGACAGAAGCATCACCCGCCTGTTCTTTCAACCGTATAGAGAACGTTGCCAAACCAGGATCTATCGGTATCCCTTTGACCGGTATTGACATTAAAATTGTTGATGAATCCGGTCGGGAACTGCCACGCAATGAAATCGGCGAGGTTGTTGTCCGGGGCGGCAACGTTATGAAGAACTACTATAAAGATGACGTGGCTACCGCTTCAGTAATCAAAGACGGCTGGCTTTACACCGGCGACCTGGGCAGAATGGATGAGGAGAATTACATTTTTTTGACCGGTCTCAAAAAAAGAATGATCATTACCAGCGGATTCAACGTGTATCCGCGCGAAGTGGAAACGGTGCTGAACATGCATCCTGCAGTGCAGGTATCGCGCATATTAGGCAAGCCGGATTTAATGCGCGGCGAACTGGTTAAAGCGGAAGTTGTTCTCAAAGAAGGATATTCTCCCGACGATAAAGAAATTATCCGGTATTGTAAAGTATATCTATCCAACTATAAGGTTCCACGGGAAATTGAATTCGTGAAAGCGTTGTCTAATTAGAGAGTGAACTGCTATGGATATACTTTTACGAGCGGAAAATTTCATAAGCCGAAAATCTGATTCTAATTTAATCATTGCGATATTCGGAATTATTTATTTTGCATCGCAGATAAAAATCGCCTCAATCGTTCATCCGCTGGGTATTGATATGTTGCGTATTCAGACAACGCTATCGGGCGATACCTTCAAAGAAATAGCATCCGGATGGATTGCGTCGGGCCAAATCGGACTTTATTATAAGCATTTTTATTTCGATAATTTTCATCCGATCTGGTACAGCATATTCTTAAGCCTGCTCATCGCCAGAGCGTTTAAAATCAACAATATTAATCCGAAATTCAACGTCTTTATCCTGACACCGTTTGTCGCCGGCATCTGTGATTTTTTTGAAAACATGATGCATCTGTACTTGCTGGCTGACCTGCAACGCGCAACACCAGCGCTGGTAGCGCTTTCCGGATTGGCGACGAATACCAAATGGTTTCTGGCTTTATCTGGAGTCGCTATCGTTTCTATTCTGATAGGCATCTCGATTGTGAAAAATTTCATAACGAAGAAAAAATAAGTTACAGGAGATAGTTTACATGAAGTTGCTTAATTTTCAGGCTGAATCAGGCGGTGCGCCGAAGTTTGGAATTGTCATCAAGGGTTACGCTGTGTCTTTTGAAACGCTGCAGCAGAAATCCGGGCAAACGCGTATCCAGCTTGCGGATATTTATTCATATCTGAGAAACTTGCCGACAAGCGAAGACGCGGCGAGAGAATTTTTGAAGTACGGAGAAGCTTACATTTCTTCTTTCAATGATAGAGAAAAAATACCACTGGAAAAGGCTAAAATACTTTCTCCTGTACCCGTTCCCCGGGCGCTGATCGATTTCGGTCTGTCACCGCGCCATCTGGGAAATTCGGCGGCGACTTTAATAAAGCATGCATTTGGTTTTTTCGGTTCGATTATCGCGCCGATTGTTAAAAACAGAATAAAAGCGGCAACCAGCGGGAAGATGATTTATTACAAAGGCAACCATAACGCGATTATAGGAGACAACGATACAATTCATTGGCCGGCGTATTCGTCTTATCTGGATATTGAACCAGAACTGGCGGTGATTACCGGAAACGAAACGAGACCTATAGCCGGATATACTATCTTCAACGATTCGTCGGCTCGCGATGTACAGTTTAGGGAGATGATGGGATTGGGAGGTCCGGCCAGAAGCAAGGATTTCGATTGCAGTAACGGATTGGGACCGTTTATCGTTACTCCCGATGAAGTTGGCGATCCTCTCGCCTTGAATGTTAGGGTAAAAATAGGAGAGCGCTACGAATGGAAAGGGAGCACTTCCGAATATAGTGCGCGTCCTGAGAAAGCTGTTGAATTTCTTAAATCCGTTTTTACGCTTTTGCCGGGAACGGTTATTGGATTGGGAACAATCCCGGATTGCACGGGGCTGGACAATGATTTATGGATAAACCCCGGCGAGAAAATAGAAATCATTTTTGATAAGCTGGGAATTCTGAGACAGAACATTCCTGAAAATTTAGGTAAGATGGAACCATCACCTTGGGGAAATAGAGAAGAATTACGAAAATTCTACTAACTAATTTTTTAGTTAAATTATTATTCCGGCAATAAATCGGTATGTGTTTTTGCGTGTTCCCCGCTAGCGAGGGTAGAGGGTGGATGTTTTAATTTAACCGTAATTTTATCCACCTCCGTCACTGCGTGACACCTCCGCCGGCGGAGGATATGCAATGACATTCTTTGCTATTGCGAAAATGTATCGTTGGTGGAAATCCAGTAATAACTATTCTTTGCTTTTTAAATTTTTCTGCAGAAATTTTTTAAAATCGTTGTAATCGTTGGTGATGGAAACTGCATCGCCTTCTCTTTTGTCAATGTTTTTCATGCTCTCTGGAAGCGGCATGGTTAGTCCCAGCAATTTTTGAATCTCTTCCGGGAATTTTGCCGGATGCGCGGTTTCCAGACAAATGGCCAATTTTTGTTCTGGCGCTGTTTTGAAGTATTCAACGAGTCCCGCCCAGCCCACGGCTCCGTGCTGTTCCAGAACCACATTGTGGTTTTTGTAAACGCTTTTGATTGTTTCTCTGGTTTGCTCATCAGTGACGCTTACCGAGAAAATTTGTCGTTTCATTTCTTCCCAATCAGGGTATTTGTGAACTTGTCCTACGCGGTCAACTGTGCCGCCGTATAAGTCAAAAAAACGCGCCAGATTACTGGGATGTCCGACGTTCATCGCGTTGGAGATGCACGCACGCGAAGGAGAAACTTTATTGTATTTCCCTGTTGCCATGAAAATCGGGAATTCATCGTTTTCATTGGTGGGCATGACAAGCTTCGCCACCGGTAATCCCATACGGCGGGCGTATTCGCAACCAAGCGCGTCACCGAAATTTCCCGAAGGAACGGAAAAAATTGCCTGTTCATCTTGTTCAGCAAGTTGAGTGTATGCGTAGATATAATAAATTATCTGCGGAAGAATCCGGCCGAAGTTAATGGAATTAGCCGAAGTCAGATTGAATTTTTCCAAGTCCGCATCAGAAAATGCTTGTTTGACTAAATTCTGGCAGTCGTCGAACTTGCCGTCAACGCTTAATGCCTGAACGTTGCTGCCGATTGTGTCGAGCTGTTTTTTCTGCATATTGCTGACTTCAGTTGTCGGATACAGGATAGTGACATCAATTCCTCCAACACCCTTGAATGCTTCACCCACGGCGCTTCCCGTGTCGCCGGATGTGGCAACAAGAATGTTGAGCCTTTCGCCTTTCGGCCGGCAGTTGCTCAT
This window encodes:
- a CDS encoding Patatin, with the protein product MFYLWNSRKFRIFLFVFLVFTLAACATVPPPVPPKPAQIAVVLGGGGSKGFAHIGVLKVLEAQKIPIHMIVGTSAGSLVGSLYASGKTAFELQGIAMKMEADNVIDYDWKIWKGGLIKGEKIESFINANIHNTPIEKLKIRYYAVATNSATGEEVVFARGNTGMAVHASCSVPGVFQPSKIGNSTYIDGGVVSPVAVDVARRNGADIVIAVDISGGINTNVPDGIMDTMRKSIDIMYARIAEYQIKNADIVIRPNMKNIGSTDMDKFNEAIFEGEKAASAKLPEIQKIIEKLKREGRL
- a CDS encoding threonine synthase — translated: MPICYYSTNRNLKNVAGITPFTGKVSFKEALLKGQASDEGLFMPDTIPQLSLKDIQKLKGKPYSDTALLVAKAFLADEFPLETLKKVVKDSYNYPVPLEEVKSKTYVMRLDQGPTASFKDFAARMMARLMSNCRPKGERLNILVATSGDTGSAVGEAFKGVGGIDVTILYPTTEVSNMQKKQLDTIGSNVQALSVDGKFDDCQNLVKQAFSDADLEKFNLTSANSINFGRILPQIIYYIYAYTQLAEQDEQAIFSVPSGNFGDALGCEYARRMGLPVAKLVMPTNENDEFPIFMATGKYNKVSPSRACISNAMNVGHPSNLARFFDLYGGTVDRVGQVHKYPDWEEMKRQIFSVSVTDEQTRETIKSVYKNHNVVLEQHGAVGWAGLVEYFKTAPEQKLAICLETAHPAKFPEEIQKLLGLTMPLPESMKNIDKREGDAVSITNDYNDFKKFLQKNLKSKE
- a CDS encoding fumarylacetoacetate hydrolase; this encodes MKLLNFQAESGGAPKFGIVIKGYAVSFETLQQKSGQTRIQLADIYSYLRNLPTSEDAAREFLKYGEAYISSFNDREKIPLEKAKILSPVPVPRALIDFGLSPRHLGNSAATLIKHAFGFFGSIIAPIVKNRIKAATSGKMIYYKGNHNAIIGDNDTIHWPAYSSYLDIEPELAVITGNETRPIAGYTIFNDSSARDVQFREMMGLGGPARSKDFDCSNGLGPFIVTPDEVGDPLALNVRVKIGERYEWKGSTSEYSARPEKAVEFLKSVFTLLPGTVIGLGTIPDCTGLDNDLWINPGEKIEIIFDKLGILRQNIPENLGKMEPSPWGNREELRKFY
- a CDS encoding long-chain-fatty-acid--CoA ligase → MEVIKTINLIQLLRDSVQKYGDRTALISDKQYITYSQLNRAINSVAGIIKQSGIGKGDNVALMLPNIPEFAYSYFGALKNGAAIVPLNTSSTSFELTYLLNNSDSKILITQTSQIKKYQEAKDKLLSCHQVIAVDSLNQNGELFAGADSDDSSFCSDKITPEDPAVIIYTAGLTGKPLGALLTHHNLCEELNMIQPIFRRGPDDVGLCLIPLFHSFGATVNMLNVIQAGCSTVMMDRLTMDSLFGAIERERITYIAAVPRLYIGMILYEKASKYDLSSLKVCVTGGSAMPPEFIPVFEQKFNVRILEGYGLTEASPACSFNRIENVAKPGSIGIPLTGIDIKIVDESGRELPRNEIGEVVVRGGNVMKNYYKDDVATASVIKDGWLYTGDLGRMDEENYIFLTGLKKRMIITSGFNVYPREVETVLNMHPAVQVSRILGKPDLMRGELVKAEVVLKEGYSPDDKEIIRYCKVYLSNYKVPREIEFVKALSN